One region of Sulfurisphaera ohwakuensis genomic DNA includes:
- the trxA gene encoding thioredoxin, with protein sequence MSEIDTLVREIAKRLEEKAEKILKKEEATITITDSNIDDILTKNRVVFVDCWAPWCAPCHIYEPIFNKMAEKYKDKIVFGRLNVDENPKTADKYGVMNIPTTLIFLNGNLVDQIVGAVDETTLEEYIKKYLV encoded by the coding sequence TTGAGTGAGATTGACACATTAGTTAGAGAAATAGCCAAAAGATTAGAAGAAAAAGCCGAAAAAATATTAAAAAAGGAGGAAGCTACTATAACTATAACTGATAGTAACATAGACGACATATTAACAAAAAATAGAGTAGTGTTTGTAGATTGCTGGGCACCCTGGTGTGCTCCTTGTCATATCTACGAACCAATATTTAACAAAATGGCCGAGAAGTATAAGGATAAGATAGTATTTGGAAGACTTAACGTTGACGAAAATCCAAAAACAGCAGATAAATATGGTGTCATGAATATACCAACTACCCTGATCTTTCTTAACGGTAATCTAGTAGATCAAATAGTAGGAGCCGTAGATGAGACAACACTAGAAGAATATATTAAAAAATATTTGGTATGA
- a CDS encoding class I adenylate-forming enzyme family protein, which translates to MSLARLVYEWSKKTPSKTFLISEDKNLTYEQAVQEIAKIASNISPGSTVVHIMFNTVESILAYLAILWAGGKIVAVDPLTSAEDLKFILEDSKPDLVFTDHDVYEREKNILKDYKTVVEVPRKNVFSSPYEYREDEVGLIYYYAGIAGRTMQVLHSAERMELNSLSLYRATKLKEVKSILTVPIAHVLGNSVLGVTLEAGGAMYIVKKFEPKSVASVIEKYSINYLSTVPMVYDSLNTIDANLSSLELCVSSAAPLFPNTVNTFFNKFGKKIVQQYGFTEGFVLTFQPLEYADVISVGKPLPEVEVKIVKDDGKEAKTGEVGELWVKAPWLMLGYKDIEETNKVFSNGWLKTGDLMSMDDKGLLYFRGIKKRMLKYKGYPIFPRDLEEILKTHPNVIDAKVIGEDAGQLGQQPIAMVVVKEKKDGIEEELLNYVNTKVAFYKKLKKVYIVDKIE; encoded by the coding sequence ATGAGCTTAGCCAGATTAGTGTATGAGTGGAGTAAAAAAACTCCTAGTAAGACTTTTTTAATAAGTGAAGATAAAAATTTAACTTATGAGCAAGCGGTACAGGAGATAGCAAAAATAGCATCTAACATCTCGCCGGGTAGCACAGTAGTGCATATAATGTTCAATACAGTAGAATCCATTCTGGCTTATTTAGCTATATTGTGGGCTGGAGGAAAAATTGTTGCAGTCGATCCATTAACTTCTGCAGAAGACTTAAAGTTTATATTAGAAGACTCTAAACCAGATTTAGTCTTCACAGACCATGACGTATATGAAAGAGAAAAAAATATACTAAAGGATTATAAAACAGTAGTTGAAGTACCTAGAAAAAATGTATTCTCTTCACCTTATGAATATAGAGAAGATGAAGTAGGATTAATATACTATTATGCTGGAATAGCTGGAAGAACAATGCAAGTTTTACATAGTGCAGAAAGAATGGAATTGAATTCTTTGTCTCTATATAGAGCAACTAAGTTAAAAGAAGTTAAAAGCATTTTAACAGTACCAATTGCTCATGTTCTCGGTAATAGCGTTTTAGGTGTAACTTTAGAAGCAGGTGGAGCAATGTACATAGTAAAAAAATTTGAACCGAAAAGTGTAGCTAGTGTGATAGAGAAATATTCTATTAACTATCTTTCAACGGTCCCAATGGTATACGATTCCTTAAACACAATAGATGCTAATCTTTCAAGCTTAGAATTATGTGTAAGTAGTGCAGCTCCTTTGTTCCCTAATACCGTAAATACATTTTTCAATAAATTTGGTAAAAAGATAGTTCAACAATACGGATTTACTGAAGGATTTGTACTTACTTTTCAACCATTAGAATATGCAGATGTAATTAGCGTAGGAAAACCGTTACCAGAAGTCGAGGTAAAGATTGTTAAAGATGATGGAAAAGAGGCAAAAACTGGTGAAGTAGGAGAATTATGGGTAAAGGCACCATGGTTAATGCTAGGATATAAAGACATAGAAGAAACAAATAAAGTATTTTCTAATGGATGGTTAAAAACTGGAGACCTAATGAGTATGGATGATAAGGGATTACTATATTTCAGAGGGATTAAAAAAAGAATGCTAAAGTATAAAGGCTATCCTATATTTCCAAGAGACTTAGAGGAAATATTAAAGACTCATCCTAATGTAATAGATGCTAAAGTAATTGGAGAAGATGCTGGTCAACTAGGACAGCAACCTATAGCAATGGTCGTGGTAAAAGAGAAAAAAGATGGTATTGAAGAAGAGCTTCTGAATTATGTTAACACAAAGGTAGCATTTTATAAGAAGTTGAAGAAAGTATATATAGTGGATAAAATTGAGTGA
- a CDS encoding beta-ribofuranosylaminobenzene 5'-phosphate synthase family protein yields MIKIIGLSRIHITLIDLEGKFGRLDGGIGVALKYPRIVLRTGNCIKPDITLPFTIPDYCIEEDFEEHVGLGHTTQFLLSVAKLGAEYNLKNIDVVELAKLVKRGGTSGVGVYAFKHGGFIVDGGHSKKIKKEILPSDYSTVSPPPLIARYDFPWYIYVNIPKEGRKIYGKSELEIFKNAKVEGIDTLTRIIFMKLIPAVIENDLEEALEAIGLIQNLGFKKLEVSLQTEEVKMLMKQLYQKGYYSGISSFGPAVYTFVRSRREGEELVSYFGGFVTEPNNEGAKVLWLKD; encoded by the coding sequence ATGATAAAAATTATTGGGTTATCAAGAATTCATATAACTCTTATTGACTTAGAAGGTAAATTTGGCAGACTTGATGGAGGTATAGGTGTGGCATTAAAATATCCTAGAATTGTCTTAAGAACTGGTAATTGTATTAAACCAGATATAACTCTACCGTTTACAATACCAGATTATTGTATAGAAGAAGATTTTGAAGAACATGTAGGTTTAGGACATACTACCCAATTTCTATTATCAGTAGCAAAATTAGGTGCTGAGTATAACTTAAAGAATATAGATGTGGTAGAATTAGCTAAATTGGTGAAGCGTGGTGGTACTTCTGGTGTTGGGGTTTATGCATTTAAACATGGTGGTTTTATTGTAGATGGAGGTCATTCTAAGAAAATAAAGAAAGAAATTTTACCCTCGGATTACTCTACTGTTTCTCCTCCTCCTTTAATTGCAAGGTATGATTTTCCATGGTACATTTACGTAAATATACCTAAAGAAGGAAGAAAAATATACGGTAAAAGTGAGCTTGAAATATTTAAGAATGCTAAAGTAGAGGGCATTGATACATTAACTAGAATAATATTTATGAAACTTATTCCAGCTGTGATTGAAAATGATTTGGAAGAAGCACTAGAAGCTATAGGTTTGATTCAGAATTTAGGATTTAAAAAGTTAGAAGTTAGTCTTCAAACCGAAGAGGTAAAAATGCTTATGAAACAGTTGTATCAAAAGGGATATTATTCAGGTATTTCTTCTTTTGGTCCAGCAGTATATACTTTTGTAAGAAGCAGAAGGGAAGGAGAAGAGTTAGTTTCATATTTTGGTGGTTTTGTTACAGAGCCTAATAATGAGGGTGCAAAAGTCTTATGGTTGAAAGATTAA
- a CDS encoding methyltransferase domain-containing protein, protein MVERLNYDEFVMEDLKNVYKGFINDFLRSILVPNSRLYVRVNTLKINVEKILAELNFLERDEDFEEALFVKLKGPNKIEEHETKVIVDKHTAESVIMGADVYRPGIKKVLGNGKYVNVVSENGVIVGEGELVNKGNLVVRVLNPLYSAPKFADLEYVKDGSLILQGKASMYVAHLLDPKPNEKIIDMTAYPGGKLTHIYQLEPRSKVIGFDHTRKKVDELREKVKKMKMNIEVYLADSRYLYEDFGLRDVDKVIIDPPCSALGIRPKVYDRKTKEDIINFHNYQRQFINSAYKILKKNGILVYSTCTVTTWENEKVIDDERFEVEDIIRFHPNIHDMTGFFIAKLIKRK, encoded by the coding sequence ATGGTTGAAAGATTAAATTATGATGAATTTGTGATGGAAGATTTAAAGAACGTTTATAAAGGATTTATTAATGATTTTTTGAGATCTATTTTAGTTCCTAATAGTAGGCTTTATGTTAGAGTAAATACTTTGAAGATTAATGTAGAGAAAATCTTAGCTGAATTAAATTTTCTTGAAAGGGATGAAGATTTTGAAGAAGCTCTTTTTGTGAAGCTAAAGGGACCAAATAAAATTGAAGAGCATGAGACAAAGGTAATTGTAGATAAACATACTGCTGAAAGTGTGATTATGGGTGCTGATGTATATCGCCCAGGAATAAAGAAAGTACTTGGAAATGGTAAGTATGTTAACGTTGTTAGTGAGAACGGTGTAATAGTAGGTGAAGGGGAATTAGTAAATAAAGGCAATTTAGTTGTTAGAGTTTTAAACCCATTGTATTCAGCTCCTAAGTTTGCTGATTTAGAGTATGTTAAAGATGGCTCACTAATCTTACAAGGAAAGGCTTCAATGTATGTTGCTCACTTGCTTGACCCCAAACCTAATGAAAAAATTATTGATATGACGGCTTATCCTGGAGGGAAATTAACTCATATATATCAACTTGAACCTAGGAGTAAGGTTATTGGTTTTGATCATACCAGGAAAAAAGTAGATGAGTTAAGAGAAAAAGTAAAAAAGATGAAAATGAATATAGAAGTTTATTTAGCAGATTCTAGGTATCTTTATGAGGATTTTGGATTGAGGGATGTAGATAAAGTAATTATTGATCCGCCTTGTTCAGCTCTAGGTATAAGACCAAAGGTTTATGACAGGAAAACTAAAGAAGATATTATTAATTTTCATAATTATCAGAGACAATTTATTAATTCTGCATATAAGATTCTGAAGAAAAATGGCATATTAGTTTATTCTACTTGTACAGTAACTACATGGGAAAATGAGAAAGTAATTGATGATGAAAGATTTGAAGTTGAAGATATTATTAGATTTCATCCCAATATTCATGATATGACAGGATTTTTTATAGCCAAATTAATTAAGAGAAAATGA
- a CDS encoding gamma carbonic anhydrase family protein, translating to MVIEEYLGKKPKIADKVYIHPTAYVIGDVSIGEFSSLWHYVVVRGDNDSIEIGRETNIQENSTIHTDIGYKVIIGDRVSIGHNAVVHGAKISSNVIIGMGAILLNGSEVGEYSIIGAGAVVTQGTKIPPYSIAVGVPAKVIRKVSEEEIKLISENAEEYLKHVRRFLKIE from the coding sequence ATGGTAATAGAAGAATATTTAGGTAAGAAACCTAAAATTGCTGACAAAGTATATATTCATCCTACAGCTTATGTAATAGGAGATGTAAGTATAGGAGAGTTTTCTAGTTTATGGCATTATGTTGTTGTAAGAGGTGATAATGATTCTATTGAAATTGGAAGAGAAACAAATATTCAAGAGAATTCAACAATTCACACGGACATTGGATATAAAGTCATTATAGGAGATAGAGTGAGTATAGGACATAATGCTGTAGTCCATGGCGCTAAAATTTCTTCTAATGTTATTATAGGTATGGGTGCTATACTTTTAAATGGCTCAGAAGTAGGAGAGTATTCTATTATTGGTGCTGGTGCTGTCGTAACTCAAGGCACGAAGATACCTCCTTACAGTATTGCAGTTGGAGTGCCAGCAAAGGTAATAAGAAAGGTTAGTGAGGAAGAAATAAAATTAATTTCCGAGAATGCCGAAGAATATTTAAAACATGTTAGGAGGTTTTTGAAAATTGAATAG